The following coding sequences lie in one Calidithermus timidus DSM 17022 genomic window:
- a CDS encoding carbohydrate ABC transporter permease produces MINRTIYLALAVLIALWVIVPIFLIATLAFSDRASVFAWPKGILPQRFSLETISFFFGVTGVGKAIGNSLIVAGLTLLFAVLLGAPAGYALARYRFAGADAYRILILLTRAFPLAILAIPLAVRFINLGLYDTPLGVALVHTALALPFAVLVTSSLFLGIPKELEEAAWTLGCNRVQAFLKVVLPLALPGLAATAIFAFVISWNEVFAATLLTLRERTLPAFLLTALNDSPLPFRFAGGFFLIVPALVFIFAIRRYLFTLWGIANR; encoded by the coding sequence ATGATCAACCGCACGATCTATCTGGCGCTGGCCGTGCTGATAGCGCTATGGGTCATCGTGCCAATCTTCTTGATCGCCACGCTGGCCTTCAGCGATCGCGCTTCGGTGTTCGCCTGGCCCAAGGGCATCCTGCCACAACGCTTCTCCCTAGAAACCATCTCCTTCTTCTTCGGGGTCACGGGGGTAGGTAAAGCCATCGGCAACAGCCTCATAGTCGCCGGCCTGACCCTGCTGTTCGCGGTGCTCCTGGGCGCTCCCGCCGGCTATGCCCTGGCCCGCTACCGCTTTGCTGGAGCCGACGCCTACCGCATCCTGATCCTCCTGACCCGGGCTTTTCCGCTGGCGATCTTGGCGATCCCACTGGCGGTGCGCTTCATCAATCTAGGGCTCTACGATACCCCTTTGGGCGTAGCCCTGGTGCATACCGCGCTGGCCCTGCCCTTCGCGGTACTGGTGACCAGCAGCCTCTTTTTAGGCATCCCCAAGGAGCTCGAGGAGGCCGCCTGGACCCTGGGCTGCAATCGCGTTCAGGCCTTCCTCAAAGTGGTGCTACCCCTGGCTCTGCCTGGGCTGGCAGCCACGGCCATCTTTGCCTTCGTGATCTCCTGGAACGAGGTCTTCGCCGCCACTTTGCTCACCCTGCGCGAACGCACCCTCCCCGCCTTCCTCCTCACCGCCCTCAACGACTCCCCCCTGCCCTTCCGCTTTGCCGGGGGCTTCTTCCTCATCGTGCCCGCGCTGGTGTTCATCTTCGCCATCCGGCGCTACCTGTTCACGCTGTGGGGGATCGCGAACCGCTGA
- a CDS encoding DUF503 domain-containing protein, translating into MRAYLGVYTARLEMPWVKSLKEKRALVKPAIERLRSRYPVSAARLAGQDDHGWEVVGFSLLGYDGVWVETVLREAAQFMAEQREFVVAHEDWHIEELELEGLLPLYAR; encoded by the coding sequence ATGAGGGCCTATCTTGGAGTCTACACGGCGCGGCTCGAGATGCCCTGGGTCAAGAGCCTCAAGGAGAAGCGCGCGCTGGTCAAGCCGGCCATCGAGCGCCTGCGCAGCCGCTATCCCGTCTCGGCGGCGCGGCTGGCCGGGCAGGACGACCACGGCTGGGAGGTGGTGGGCTTCAGCCTGCTGGGCTACGACGGGGTGTGGGTGGAAACCGTGCTGCGCGAGGCCGCGCAGTTCATGGCCGAACAGCGGGAGTTCGTCGTGGCCCACGAGGACTGGCACATCGAGGAACTGGAGCTGGAGGGCCTGCTACCGTTATATGCAAGGTAG
- a CDS encoding ABC transporter substrate-binding protein, with translation MKKQWIGFSLIGAALVALAAVFAQQQSVLFVSTQFTPIEEAQRMRQVILKDFSGRVEFIPEDNAPFTSRILSEAKAGKVNVSLVGGLHGDFPPLIAAGAMDSVDDVMAQLKDRRFSPTFVSLGKMGTGSQYYIPWMQATYIMVANKQALQYLPTGANLNTLTYSQLKEWGANIQRATGKRLLGFPAGPRGLMHRFTQGYLYPSYTKSAVSKFRSDEAQRMWSEFKGLWQFVNPQSTTYDFMQEPLLSGEVWVAWDHIARLRDGLNQKPNDFVAFPAPIGPYGRGFMPVLAGLGIPKNAPNRDGAVALIEYLTRPEVQITTLVENGFFPVIQAKLPDNLPQGTRMAADAIARQAQSNVALPSLLPVGLGARGGEYNKVFQDTFARIVLRGEDIRRVLDSEAINLRRVMNDAKAPCWSPDPVSEGPCPVN, from the coding sequence ATGAAAAAGCAGTGGATCGGCTTCAGTCTGATCGGTGCAGCGCTGGTGGCACTGGCAGCGGTGTTCGCTCAGCAGCAATCGGTGCTGTTCGTCTCCACCCAGTTCACCCCCATCGAGGAGGCCCAGCGCATGCGCCAGGTCATCCTCAAGGACTTCTCCGGGCGCGTGGAGTTCATCCCCGAGGACAACGCCCCTTTCACCAGCCGGATTCTCTCCGAGGCCAAAGCCGGTAAGGTCAACGTCAGCCTGGTAGGGGGATTGCACGGCGACTTCCCGCCACTGATCGCCGCCGGGGCCATGGACAGCGTGGATGACGTGATGGCTCAGCTCAAAGACCGCAGGTTCTCCCCCACCTTCGTCAGCCTGGGCAAAATGGGCACGGGCAGTCAGTACTACATCCCCTGGATGCAGGCGACCTACATCATGGTGGCCAACAAGCAGGCCCTACAGTACCTGCCTACTGGGGCCAATCTCAACACCCTTACCTACTCGCAGCTCAAGGAATGGGGCGCCAACATCCAAAGGGCCACCGGCAAGCGCCTGCTGGGCTTCCCCGCCGGCCCCAGGGGGCTGATGCACCGCTTCACGCAGGGCTACCTCTACCCCTCCTACACCAAGAGCGCGGTAAGCAAGTTCCGTAGCGACGAAGCCCAGCGCATGTGGAGCGAGTTCAAGGGTCTGTGGCAGTTCGTCAACCCGCAGTCCACCACCTATGACTTCATGCAAGAGCCGCTCCTGTCCGGGGAGGTCTGGGTGGCCTGGGATCACATTGCCCGGCTGCGCGACGGGCTGAACCAAAAGCCGAATGACTTCGTGGCTTTCCCCGCCCCCATCGGACCCTATGGCCGCGGCTTCATGCCGGTGCTCGCCGGTTTGGGCATCCCCAAGAACGCCCCCAACCGGGACGGCGCGGTGGCCCTCATCGAGTACCTGACCCGCCCCGAGGTGCAGATCACCACCCTGGTAGAGAACGGCTTCTTCCCGGTCATCCAGGCCAAGCTCCCCGACAACCTACCCCAAGGCACCCGCATGGCCGCAGATGCCATCGCCCGGCAGGCCCAGAGCAATGTCGCCTTGCCCAGCCTGCTGCCGGTAGGCCTAGGGGCCAGGGGCGGGGAGTACAACAAGGTCTTCCAGGATACCTTCGCCCGCATCGTCCTGCGGGGTGAGGACATTCGGCGAGTGCTCGACAGCGAGGCCATCAACCTGCGGCGCGTCATGAACGACGCTAAAGCCCCCTGCTGGTCACCCGATCCTGTCAGCGAAGGCCCGTGCCCGGTGAACTAG
- a CDS encoding FdhF/YdeP family oxidoreductase: MGLKPVKKGWNPELWASRRPFGIGLQKPNNFMEVFRAIGENADKLGYAWRILQEGVCDGCALGTYGMRDWTIEGIHLCNVRLRLLRLNTMGPLDVRVLEDVEQLRSRSSAELRGLGRLPYPMYRRKGDKGFKRISWAEALDRIALQICHSAPERLGFYLTSRGIPNETYYVAQKVVRALGSNNIDNAARICHSPSTVALKEALGVAATTCSYRDLIGTDLVVFFGSNVAVNQPVMMKYLYYAKKAGTKVAVVNPYREPAMEHYWVPSDLESALFGTRIADRFFLVQPGGDIAFITGAMKHLLEQGGFNERFIEAHTSGFEAVVQSLRAARWEELEASSGVSHQEMLAFARMLMEAERAVLVWSMGITQHSSGEEAVQAIINLGLARGYLGREGCGLMPIRGHSGVQGGAEMGAYASAFPGGVPINPENARKLAEQWGFEVPDQPGLTATEMLEAALRGELEVLWSIGGNFLEVLPDPQRVRQALEQVGLRVHQDIVLSSQMLAEPGGEVVLLPATTRYEVPGGVTETSTERRVIYSPEIPGPRIGQARPEWEVLLELAHKVRADLASRLQFADTAAIRREIAQVVPFYAGIEGLAAKGDAFQYGGPHLCKDGVCPTPDGKARFRVVKLPEQQLPPGAFRLVTRRGKQFNSMVLEDTDPINAAPRDAVLISAEDARRLGLAQGQRVWLSNPLGRMEARVFIAPLRSGTLQVHWPEGNVLLDPNLRSAKARIPAYKEAYAFIELQPNPALGQGQDHPAAGG; this comes from the coding sequence GTGGGGCTTAAACCCGTCAAGAAAGGGTGGAATCCGGAGCTGTGGGCCTCGAGGCGCCCCTTCGGGATCGGGCTGCAGAAGCCCAACAACTTCATGGAGGTCTTCCGGGCCATCGGGGAAAACGCCGACAAGTTGGGTTACGCCTGGCGCATCCTGCAGGAGGGGGTCTGCGACGGCTGCGCGCTGGGGACTTATGGGATGCGCGACTGGACCATCGAGGGCATCCACCTGTGTAACGTGCGCCTGCGGCTGCTGCGGCTCAACACCATGGGGCCGCTGGACGTGAGGGTGCTCGAGGACGTCGAGCAGCTGCGCTCGAGATCCTCCGCCGAGTTGCGTGGGCTGGGCCGCCTTCCCTACCCGATGTACCGCCGCAAAGGGGATAAGGGCTTCAAGCGCATCTCCTGGGCCGAGGCGCTCGACCGCATCGCGCTCCAAATCTGCCACAGCGCCCCCGAGCGGCTGGGCTTCTACCTGACCAGCCGGGGTATACCCAACGAAACTTACTACGTAGCCCAGAAGGTGGTGCGGGCGCTGGGCTCCAACAACATCGACAACGCCGCGCGCATCTGCCACTCGCCCAGCACCGTCGCCCTCAAGGAAGCGCTGGGGGTAGCGGCGACGACGTGCAGCTACCGCGACCTCATCGGCACCGACCTGGTGGTGTTCTTTGGTTCCAACGTGGCCGTGAACCAGCCGGTGATGATGAAGTACCTCTACTACGCCAAGAAGGCGGGGACCAAGGTGGCGGTGGTCAACCCTTATCGCGAACCGGCCATGGAGCACTACTGGGTGCCCTCCGACCTCGAGAGCGCCCTCTTCGGCACCCGCATCGCCGACCGCTTCTTCCTGGTGCAGCCCGGGGGCGACATCGCCTTCATCACCGGGGCCATGAAGCACCTGCTCGAGCAGGGGGGCTTCAACGAGCGCTTCATCGAAGCGCACACCAGCGGCTTCGAGGCCGTGGTACAGTCGCTGCGCGCGGCCCGCTGGGAAGAGTTGGAGGCCAGCAGCGGGGTTTCACACCAAGAGATGCTGGCCTTCGCCCGCATGCTGATGGAGGCCGAGCGGGCCGTGCTGGTGTGGAGCATGGGCATCACCCAGCACAGCAGTGGCGAGGAGGCGGTGCAGGCCATCATCAACCTGGGCCTCGCACGGGGCTATCTGGGGCGCGAGGGTTGTGGCCTGATGCCCATCCGGGGGCACTCCGGCGTGCAGGGCGGGGCCGAGATGGGGGCTTATGCCAGCGCCTTTCCGGGGGGCGTGCCCATCAACCCGGAGAACGCCCGCAAGCTCGCCGAGCAGTGGGGCTTCGAGGTGCCAGACCAGCCGGGCCTCACCGCGACGGAGATGCTCGAGGCCGCCCTGCGGGGCGAACTCGAGGTGCTGTGGAGCATTGGGGGCAACTTCCTCGAGGTGCTGCCCGACCCCCAGCGCGTGCGGCAGGCGCTGGAGCAGGTGGGGCTGCGGGTGCACCAGGACATCGTGCTCTCGAGCCAGATGCTGGCCGAACCGGGGGGTGAGGTGGTCTTGCTGCCGGCCACCACCCGCTACGAGGTACCCGGGGGCGTCACCGAGACCTCCACCGAGCGCCGGGTGATCTACAGCCCCGAGATTCCGGGCCCGCGCATCGGCCAGGCCCGGCCCGAGTGGGAGGTGCTGCTCGAGCTGGCCCACAAGGTCAGGGCCGACCTGGCCAGCCGGCTACAATTCGCCGACACCGCGGCCATCCGCCGGGAAATCGCCCAGGTGGTCCCCTTCTACGCCGGGATTGAAGGGCTGGCGGCGAAGGGTGACGCTTTCCAGTACGGCGGCCCCCACCTCTGCAAGGACGGGGTCTGCCCCACGCCCGACGGCAAGGCCCGCTTCCGGGTGGTAAAGCTGCCCGAGCAGCAACTTCCTCCCGGCGCCTTCCGGCTGGTGACGCGGCGGGGAAAGCAGTTCAACAGCATGGTGCTCGAGGACACCGATCCCATCAACGCCGCGCCGCGCGACGCGGTGCTCATCAGTGCCGAGGACGCCCGGCGGCTGGGGCTTGCGCAGGGCCAGCGGGTGTGGCTGAGCAACCCGCTGGGCCGCATGGAAGCCCGGGTCTTCATCGCGCCGCTCCGTAGCGGTACCTTGCAGGTGCACTGGCCCGAGGGCAACGTGCTGCTCGACCCCAACCTGCGCTCGGCTAAGGCCCGCATCCCCGCCTACAAGGAGGCTTATGCCTTCATCGAACTCCAGCCCAACCCGGCCCTCGGCCAAGGTCAGGACCACCCTGCTGCGGGTGGCTGA
- a CDS encoding LacI family DNA-binding transcriptional regulator has protein sequence MPHDPTPTNADIRRVALEAGVSIATVSRVLNNPSRVSAATRERVLEAAARLGYRPNPLGQRLRKGRAETVGVVIPAPQGRFADSFFLELLAGLGEGLSEAGLDLLVTTSPPGPQELNCYERLVEGKRVDGLVLARTRRLDERIVYLLKRKIPFVAHGRSDLIDEPFPYLDIDGEQGLHKAAQHLLNLGHRDIAFIGAPPELNFAQHRLQGYQRALAEAGLPLRAEWVLEGDLSEESGYQLTQALLGLPRPPTALLCANDLMALGALRALRERGLKAGREVSVIGYDDILLAHYTDPPLSTLHQPFHAMGRRLVEMLLARLGGTAAEELQEIWVPELILRGSDGPPQS, from the coding sequence TTGCCACACGACCCTACCCCAACCAACGCCGACATCCGCAGGGTGGCCCTGGAAGCCGGGGTATCCATCGCCACCGTTTCACGGGTACTCAACAACCCCAGCCGGGTCAGCGCGGCTACCCGGGAGCGGGTGCTCGAGGCCGCCGCCCGGCTGGGCTACCGCCCCAACCCCCTGGGCCAACGCCTGCGCAAAGGCCGCGCCGAGACCGTCGGGGTGGTGATCCCCGCGCCACAAGGGCGCTTCGCCGATTCGTTTTTCCTGGAGTTGCTGGCCGGCCTGGGCGAAGGGCTATCCGAGGCGGGCCTGGATTTGCTGGTGACCACCAGCCCCCCTGGCCCCCAGGAGCTGAACTGCTACGAGCGCCTGGTCGAGGGCAAGCGGGTAGATGGCTTGGTGCTCGCCCGCACCCGCCGCCTGGACGAGCGCATCGTATACCTGCTCAAGCGAAAGATCCCCTTCGTGGCCCACGGGCGCAGCGACCTGATCGACGAACCATTCCCCTACCTGGACATCGACGGCGAGCAGGGCCTTCACAAAGCCGCCCAGCACCTCTTAAACCTGGGCCACCGCGACATCGCTTTCATCGGGGCTCCTCCCGAGCTCAACTTCGCCCAGCACCGCCTGCAGGGATATCAGCGGGCGCTGGCGGAAGCGGGCCTTCCCCTGCGGGCGGAGTGGGTGCTCGAGGGCGACCTGAGCGAGGAGAGCGGCTACCAGCTCACTCAAGCCCTGCTGGGCTTGCCCCGGCCCCCAACCGCCCTGCTGTGCGCCAACGACCTCATGGCCCTCGGAGCCCTGCGGGCCTTGCGCGAGCGGGGTCTCAAGGCCGGGCGAGAGGTTTCGGTCATTGGTTACGACGACATTCTTCTGGCCCACTACACCGACCCTCCTCTCTCCACCCTGCACCAACCCTTCCACGCGATGGGCCGACGCCTGGTGGAAATGCTCCTGGCGCGCTTGGGGGGGACCGCCGCCGAGGAGTTACAGGAGATCTGGGTACCCGAGTTGATTTTGCGGGGGTCGGATGGACCACCGCAAAGCTAG
- a CDS encoding carbohydrate ABC transporter permease, giving the protein MRSERYIPYLLVLPSVIFLLFLFAWPLVEALLLSIRGSEGWTLEHFQRMAADLYFKDALKYTVLLAVVVVPLQVILALCMAMLLGGISRGRDLFLYVWTIPLGISDLAAGIAWLAIFTERGYLNSFLQALGLIHEPRLWLSYETPAMLFLAVVAAEVWRATAIVFVILVAGLQLIPKEYSEAAEVFGATPWRRFWRVTLPLLMPSLQVALILRTILALEVFAVVVALGGRNLPVLAGEAYFWYNAYQNPGVAAAYSVLILGISVLATLLYLRLMRPRQEVVA; this is encoded by the coding sequence ATGCGCAGCGAACGGTACATCCCTTACCTGCTGGTCCTACCCAGCGTGATCTTCCTGCTATTTTTGTTCGCCTGGCCGCTGGTGGAAGCCCTGTTGCTGTCGATCCGGGGAAGTGAGGGGTGGACGCTCGAGCACTTTCAGCGCATGGCCGCCGACCTCTACTTCAAGGATGCCCTCAAATACACCGTGCTTCTGGCCGTGGTGGTGGTGCCCCTACAGGTAATCTTGGCCTTGTGCATGGCGATGCTGTTGGGAGGAATCTCCAGGGGGCGCGACCTGTTTTTGTACGTCTGGACGATTCCCCTGGGGATCTCCGATCTGGCCGCCGGCATTGCGTGGCTGGCTATTTTTACCGAGCGGGGCTACCTCAACAGCTTCCTGCAAGCCCTGGGCCTCATCCACGAGCCGAGGTTATGGCTGAGCTACGAGACCCCGGCGATGCTGTTTTTGGCAGTGGTGGCGGCTGAGGTCTGGCGGGCGACGGCCATCGTTTTTGTGATCCTGGTGGCTGGCTTGCAGCTCATCCCCAAGGAGTACAGCGAGGCCGCCGAGGTCTTCGGCGCGACTCCCTGGCGTCGTTTTTGGAGGGTCACACTGCCCTTGCTCATGCCCAGCCTGCAGGTGGCGCTGATCCTGCGAACGATACTGGCGCTGGAAGTCTTCGCGGTGGTGGTGGCGCTGGGTGGGCGCAACCTGCCGGTTCTGGCCGGGGAAGCCTACTTCTGGTACAACGCTTACCAGAACCCCGGCGTGGCGGCGGCGTACTCGGTGCTGATCCTGGGTATCTCGGTGCTAGCGACGTTGCTTTACCTCAGGCTCATGCGCCCTCGGCAGGAGGTGGTCGCATGA
- the fdhD gene encoding formate dehydrogenase accessory sulfurtransferase FdhD, translating to MPSSNSSPTRPSAKVRTTLLRVAEGRVQPRSDELVSEEPLEIRLLLGGQRRTVAVTLRTPGQDFELAAGFLFAEGVIGGREEIRRVAYCTDPGETQQYNIVNVELRGESLPELGHLERHFYSTSACGVCGKAGLEQLKLRGQRPLVDAGRIRAEVLPRLPEKLRRAQGLFERTGGLHAAALFDLEGNLLALREDVGRHNALDKLIGWALLEGKLPLREKVVLVSGRVSYELCQKALAARVPILAAISAPSSLAVELARQFNLTLVGFLRESFNIYSAPERILLP from the coding sequence ATGCCTTCATCGAACTCCAGCCCAACCCGGCCCTCGGCCAAGGTCAGGACCACCCTGCTGCGGGTGGCTGAAGGCCGGGTCCAGCCCCGCAGCGACGAGCTGGTCAGCGAGGAGCCGCTGGAGATTCGCCTGCTGTTGGGAGGGCAGCGGCGGACGGTTGCCGTGACCCTGCGCACCCCGGGCCAGGACTTCGAGCTGGCGGCGGGCTTCCTGTTCGCCGAAGGGGTCATCGGTGGACGGGAGGAGATTCGCCGGGTCGCCTACTGCACCGATCCCGGCGAGACCCAGCAGTACAACATCGTCAACGTGGAGCTGCGGGGCGAGAGCCTCCCCGAGCTGGGGCACCTCGAGCGCCACTTCTACAGCACCAGCGCCTGCGGAGTGTGCGGCAAGGCGGGGCTGGAGCAGCTAAAGCTGCGTGGCCAGCGTCCCCTGGTCGACGCGGGCCGCATCCGGGCCGAAGTCCTCCCCCGGCTGCCCGAGAAGCTGCGCCGGGCACAGGGGCTTTTCGAACGCACCGGGGGACTTCACGCGGCAGCGCTGTTCGACCTGGAGGGCAATCTGCTGGCTTTACGCGAGGACGTGGGGCGGCACAACGCGCTGGACAAGCTCATCGGCTGGGCGCTGCTGGAAGGGAAGCTGCCGCTGCGAGAGAAGGTGGTACTGGTGAGCGGGCGGGTCAGCTACGAGCTGTGCCAGAAGGCCCTGGCTGCCAGGGTGCCCATCCTGGCGGCTATCTCGGCGCCCTCGAGCCTGGCCGTAGAGCTCGCGCGGCAGTTCAACCTGACGCTGGTGGGCTTCTTGCGCGAATCTTTCAACATCTACAGCGCCCCAGAGCGAATCCTGCTACCCTGA
- a CDS encoding glycoside hydrolase family 31 protein produces MHEVRFASYRYREHALHLEGSYFRGRVQLLHKGEARVWRVFVWHRLEDAQKESWVMEGLEPLPFELYDDLTCRAEGVPDLKLWLDPFGFAWEGLEALELEAHRFEQLGKSGVWQTSEWTAFHEVNDGLPLGAGMSLLIKEKLERRYYGLGERTGFLDKKGRTWTNWTTDNPTHYPDADPLYQAHPFLVGLEGERAWGVYLDETWRTVFDLASAEDHQSIIRTDGPTFDLYLIAGPSPKEVIQRYTALVGRASLPPLWALGYHQCRYSYTHQELALEIAREYRRREIPLDAVWLDIDYMDGFKVFTFSPGRFPDPKQLSSSLQEMGVKTVTIVDPGVKKEAGYPVYEEGHARQFFVRSHRDEELWGEVWPNPAVWPDFTRAEVREWWGGLHRFYLERGIAGIWNDMNEPAAFSVFGQTPPKDNRTLPSSARQDNRYHAEVHNLYGYGMCQATYEGLRRLEPSRRPFVLTRSGFAGIQKYAFVWTGDNHSYWEHLEGSIPMLLNLGMSGVPFVGADIGGFSAHADGELLARWTWLGAFYPFMRNHSGKTSRRQEPWVFGPRWESVIREAIRFRYRMLPYLYTLAQEATVTGLPPMRAMVLEHPHDPEVSTLHDQFMWGSDLLVAPAVRPGQRHRLVYLPQGEWQDFWSGESYEGPIHLPTATPHERIPLFQRAGSAIPTTKAEPHTTDAYWETLVWQLSLAPEMRGRVYEDQGEGYGPGYTSELEGSYDGYTLRLSFTDRAGQPRQRVEAVVRGVRQPQSGSSVHHYDPETQTLTLDLTSGSAEVHW; encoded by the coding sequence ATGCACGAGGTTCGCTTCGCTTCCTATCGCTACCGCGAACATGCCCTCCACCTCGAGGGCAGCTATTTCAGGGGCCGGGTCCAACTTTTGCACAAAGGGGAGGCCAGGGTCTGGCGGGTTTTCGTTTGGCACCGCCTGGAGGACGCTCAGAAGGAGAGCTGGGTGATGGAGGGGCTCGAGCCCTTGCCCTTCGAGCTCTACGACGACCTGACCTGCCGGGCCGAGGGAGTGCCCGACCTCAAGCTCTGGCTTGACCCCTTCGGCTTCGCTTGGGAGGGCCTGGAGGCGCTGGAGCTCGAGGCCCACCGCTTCGAGCAGCTGGGCAAGTCCGGCGTGTGGCAGACCAGCGAGTGGACCGCTTTCCACGAGGTCAATGACGGGCTGCCGCTAGGGGCGGGCATGTCCTTGCTCATCAAGGAGAAACTCGAGCGGCGTTACTACGGGCTGGGCGAGCGCACGGGCTTTCTGGACAAGAAGGGCCGTACCTGGACCAACTGGACCACCGATAACCCCACCCACTACCCAGACGCCGACCCGCTCTACCAGGCCCACCCCTTCCTGGTGGGCCTCGAGGGGGAGAGGGCCTGGGGAGTGTACCTCGACGAGACCTGGCGCACCGTCTTCGACCTGGCCTCAGCCGAGGACCACCAGAGCATCATCCGCACCGACGGTCCTACCTTCGACCTCTACCTCATCGCCGGTCCCTCCCCCAAGGAGGTCATCCAGCGCTACACCGCGCTGGTGGGCCGGGCCAGCCTGCCGCCGCTGTGGGCGCTGGGCTACCACCAGTGTCGCTACAGCTATACCCACCAGGAACTGGCGCTGGAGATCGCCCGCGAGTACCGCCGCCGGGAGATCCCCCTCGACGCGGTGTGGCTCGATATCGACTACATGGACGGCTTTAAGGTCTTCACCTTCTCCCCGGGCCGCTTCCCCGACCCCAAACAGCTCAGCTCGAGCCTGCAGGAGATGGGCGTCAAGACCGTGACCATCGTGGACCCCGGCGTCAAGAAGGAGGCGGGTTACCCGGTCTACGAGGAGGGGCACGCCCGGCAGTTCTTCGTGCGCTCGCACCGCGACGAGGAGCTATGGGGCGAGGTCTGGCCCAACCCCGCGGTCTGGCCCGACTTCACCCGCGCCGAGGTGCGCGAGTGGTGGGGCGGGTTGCACCGCTTCTACCTCGAGCGAGGCATCGCGGGTATCTGGAACGACATGAACGAGCCCGCCGCCTTCAGCGTCTTCGGCCAGACCCCCCCCAAGGACAACCGCACCCTGCCCAGCTCGGCCCGCCAGGACAACCGCTACCACGCCGAGGTGCACAACCTCTACGGCTACGGCATGTGCCAGGCCACCTACGAGGGCTTGCGGCGGCTCGAGCCCTCCAGGCGCCCCTTCGTGCTCACCCGCTCGGGCTTCGCAGGCATCCAGAAATACGCCTTCGTCTGGACCGGCGACAACCACTCCTACTGGGAGCACCTCGAGGGCTCCATCCCCATGTTGCTGAACCTGGGCATGAGTGGGGTGCCCTTCGTGGGGGCCGACATCGGCGGCTTCTCGGCCCACGCCGACGGTGAACTGCTGGCGCGCTGGACCTGGCTGGGGGCCTTCTACCCCTTCATGCGCAACCACTCCGGCAAGACCAGCCGCCGCCAGGAGCCCTGGGTGTTCGGTCCCCGCTGGGAGAGCGTCATCCGCGAGGCCATCCGCTTCCGTTACCGCATGCTGCCCTACCTCTACACCCTGGCCCAGGAGGCCACCGTCACCGGCCTTCCACCCATGCGGGCGATGGTGCTCGAGCACCCCCACGACCCCGAAGTGAGCACCCTGCACGACCAGTTCATGTGGGGCAGCGACCTGCTGGTAGCCCCTGCCGTGCGGCCCGGCCAGCGCCACCGCTTGGTCTATCTTCCGCAGGGCGAATGGCAGGACTTCTGGAGCGGTGAAAGCTATGAAGGCCCCATCCACCTGCCCACCGCGACCCCGCACGAGCGCATCCCGCTGTTTCAGCGGGCGGGCAGTGCGATTCCCACCACCAAGGCCGAGCCCCACACCACCGATGCCTACTGGGAGACCCTCGTCTGGCAGCTTTCCCTCGCCCCCGAGATGCGTGGCCGGGTCTACGAGGACCAGGGCGAGGGCTACGGGCCGGGCTACACCAGCGAGCTCGAGGGCAGCTACGACGGTTACACCTTGCGCCTGAGCTTCACCGACCGTGCTGGCCAGCCTCGCCAGCGCGTCGAGGCGGTGGTGCGTGGGGTGCGCCAGCCCCAAAGCGGCTCCAGCGTTCACCACTACGACCCCGAAACCCAGACCCTGACCCTAGACCTCACCTCGGGGTCGGCAGAAGTCCACTGGTAA